The Desulfovibrio piger DNA segment CAGCACGGAGAAAGGCCAGATGATGGGATCCAGGATCCACATGATCTCTTTCTGTTCCGGCAGCAGGGTACACAGGGCACCCACATAGGCGCCGATGGCCATGAAGCCGGCATGGCCCAGCGAGAACAGGCCGGTGAAGCCATAGATCAGGTTGAGCGACAGGGCCAGGATGGCGTTGATGAAGATCAGTTTGAGGATGTAGATCTGATAGTCGCCCATATAGGCCTCGGCCTGGGTCAGGGCCAGACCGAAGATGACGATAAGCGCGATGTTGAGCAGGGTCGTTTGATTGAAGCGCATTAGATCTTCTCCTCCATGCGCTCGCCCAGCAGGCCCGTGGGCTTGAACACAAGCACCAGCACCAGCAGGATGAAGGCGAAGGCATCACGGAAGCCCGAAAGCTCCGGCATGAAGGCCACGGTCATGATTTCCACAAAGCCCAGGGCCACGCCACCGATAACGGCGCCGGGGATGGAGCCGATGCCGCCGAACACGGCCGCGATGAAGGCCTTGAGGCCGGGCATGATGCCCATGTAGGGGTGCACCTGCGGATAGCGCAGGGCCCACATGATGCCCGACGCGGCAGCCAGGGCGGAACCGATGAAGAAGGTGAAGGCGATGATGTTGTCCACCCGCACCCCCAGAAGACGCGTGGTCTCGATATCCTTGGAGATGGCGCGCATGGCCAGGCCGGGCTTGGTGTGGTGCACGATGTAGAGCAGGAGCGCCACCAGCACGATGGTCATGACCGGCACGAAGGCCGTGAGTTTGAGGATGCGCACATCACCGAACTGCCAGACCGAGAGCAGCCAGTCGGGCTGCAGCACGGGCCGGGGCTGGCCGGTGAAGACCACCACGGCCAGACTTTCGATGAAGAAGGAAACGGCGATGGCGCTGATGAGCGCCGAAATTCTGGGCGCGTCACGCAAGGGCCGGTAGGCCACGCGTTCCACCACCACACCCAGCACGCTGGCGCCGAGGATGGCGATGATGGCGGCCACACCCCAGGGCCAGCCATAGGCGAAAGTACCGAAAAAGACGAAGTAAGCCCCGACCATCAAGATATCGCCGTGGGCAAAGTTGATCAGGCGCAGAATGCCGTAGACCATGGTATAGCCAATGGCGATCAGCGCGTAGAGCGAGCCTAGCGTCAAGGCGTTGAAACAGTGCTGCAAAAACATGTCAAGGGTCATGGGGCCACCTGGAAATAAGCTTTATCCCGCCCGAAGGGGCGCGAAGACGGAACGGCGGGGCCCGTCGGAGCCCCGCCGTGAACAGACGGATTCCCTTACTTGGGAGTGACTTCGGTCAGATAAACGCGCTTGCCGTCCTTGTACTCAATGATACCCACGGGCATTTCGGCGTCGTGGCTGGCATTGATGGTCAGGGTACCCAGCGGGGTCACCAGGTTCTTGGTCGCGGCCAGGGCCTTGGTGATGGCGGCGGGTTCGGCGGAGTTGGCGCGCTTGATGGCGTCAACGATCAGGAACAGACAGTTGTAACCCAGGGCGCCGTTCACGTTGGTTTCCTTTTCAGGATAGGCCTTGTTCCAGGCTTCGGTGAACTTTTTGGCTTCGGCGCTCATGTTGGGCATTTTGGCATCGTAGGGGAAGGTGGTGTGCAGGAAGCCTTCCGCAGCCTTGCCGGCCAGCTTCACGGTGTCGGGGTTGTCCATGGCGTCGGCGCCCATCAGGCGGAAGGTGGCGCCCAGTTCGCGGGCCTGCTTCATGATGATGGCGCCTTCAGCGAAGTAGGCGGGCATGAAGACGATCTCGGGCTTTTTGGCGATCAGGTCGGTGAGCTGGGCAGTGAAGTCCTGGTCACCGGAGCTGTACTTGAGGTTGGCCACCACTTCGCCACCCAGCTTCTTGAAGGAGCGGGTGAAGAAGCTGGACAGACCCACGGCGTAGTCGTTGGTCATGTCCATGAGCACGGCGGCCTTGCGCAGGCCCAGGTTCTCATAGGCATAGGTGGCGGCAGCGGCACCCTGATAGGGGTCGATGAAGCAGGCGCGGAAGTAGTACTTCTTGCCCTGGGTCACCAGAGGGCTGGTGCAGGAGGTACCCACGCCGGGCACCTTGGCCTTTTCGGCCACTTCAGCACCGGCCATGGCCAGAGAGGAACCGTAGGTACCGATCAGGGCCACGACCTTGTCGCGTTCCACCAGGCGCTTGACGGCGTTGGCGGCTTCCACCTTGTCGGACTTGTTGTCCACCACAACCAGTTCAATGGGGCGGCCCAGCACTTCAGGCATGTCCTTCAGAGCCAGCTGCACACCTTCCAGCTCGAGCTGGCCGCCAAAGGCATTCTGACCGGTCAGGGGCAGGTACACGCCGATCTTGATGGATTCAGCAGCCAGGGACTGGCCGGCCAGCCCCAGGGTCAGAGCCATCAGCGCCAAGCCAACGAATTTGCCCAGTTTCATAAATCATCTCCCAGGTCTTGGAGGGTGAAAGAGCTCGCCCCGGTGATCCTTTTCCAGGGCTATTCCTGTTGAGATACACCAAATCCCCCCATTGCGCAATTTGCCGGTTGAATTTGGCCATAAACCCCAAGCCGAACAATCCCTGCGCATGGCCTCATGCAAAATGGTTCATCCGCAGTTGAAAAAATTTATCCTCTTTCACGCCAAGCGCCAAGGCCTTTTTTCGATAATTTGCGTTTTGATTTTTTATTACACATAACATATTGTAATAACATTATTTTTTAAACAATCCCCCATAGTGCTCCATGGTTGAATAAATCTCATCTCTGCCCCGTATCCTCCTGCGCCGGCGGCCCTGTCCGTATTGACGAAAGCCCATGAAGAAAGGAATATCCCCTTCTCGACATATATCTGTCCGCATCCCCTGCCCTTTCGGGCGGGATCTCCAAGGAGACAATGTGACGCTTCCCGACAGCAAAAACCGTCAGCGTTCCCGCAGCATCGCCCGCGTCCTCAACGATGACGCCAGCCTCATCAACATCAAGACCTTCGCCATCGCGGCCCGTTACATGAGCTTCAAGGCCGCGGCCCGGCATCTTGGCCTGACCTCCGGCGCTGTCAGCCACCGTATCGCCCGCCTGGAAAAGGAGCTGGGCTTCCCGCTGTTCAACCGCCTGACCCGCGCCGTCTCCCTGACACCGGAGGGCGAGCGCCTGCGCGACGTCTACCTCAATGCTTTCCAGAAGATCTATGAGGAGATCACCCAGCTGCTGCAGGACGACTTCAGCTCCCTGACCATCTATGCCGCCCCCAGCCTGGCCCTGGCCTGGCTCATCCCCCAGCTGAGCGACTTCCAGCAGCGCTACCCCTCCATGCAGCTGCATGTACGTACCGGCAACGCTCCCATAGATTTCCACGGGGACTCCACGGTGGACGTGGCCCTGTATTATGCCGAGAGCCACGTCAGCGGCCTGACCTCGCGCAAGTTCATGGACGAGGCCACCCTGCCCGTCTGCTCCCCCGAGTACGCGCAAAAGCACGACCTGATAGGCCATCCCGAGAACCTGCCCGCCTGCACCCTGCTCCATGACTCCGCCGCCTGGCATTATGCCGCCACCACGGCCGAATGGCAGGAATGGGCCGACAGGAACCATGTGGACATCTCCAACTGCCTGAACTTCGTCACCTTCGACCATACCTACGGGGCTTCCGTGGCCGCCAGCCACGGCCTGGGTGTGGCTCTGGGGCGCTGCAGCCTCATCGCTCCCCTGCTGGCGGAACAAAAACTGGTCACCCCCTTCCCCGACCTGCCGCCCACCACGGCGTTCCGCTCCTACTACGCCGCCTGGCCCCGTCATACCAATCCTTCCCCCAAGCTCCAGGGCTTCCTGGACTGGCTGGAAGAAAAAGGCCAGCAGAGCAATGCGGCTCTTGCCCGCCTGATGCACGCCTAGCAGGAAGAGACATTTGAACGAGGGGGGAATGGAGACCTTTTTGGAAAAAGGTCCTCCTTTCCCCCCCTCGCGCTCCCCTCTTTCCTCCCAAAAACTTTTATCAGGCCACAAAAAAAGGACGCCAAGGCGTCCTTTTTTTGTGGCCGCGGGATGAGCGCTGATAAGCACTTCCCGCATCATTCAACAATCATCTCCCGGCTCACTCATCCCGGAGGCTATGCTTCCAGAATGCGGTGCCTCCCCGTATGGCGGGTTTTGGGGAAGGAAGGGGCATGGGGGAGGAACCCACTTTTTGCCGCAAGCAAAAGGGGCTCCTCCCCCGTTCAGATTCCTACTTCTGCCAGCGGGCCGTGTAACGGGCCAGAAGGCGCAGCGAGGGGCGGGAGAAGCGGTCGAAGTCGGCGGTGAGCTCCAGACCGGGGACCAGGGCACGCACCACAGGCATGTCCAGATCCTTGCGGGAGATGTCCACATACAGGGGCGTACGGCCCTGGGCGCACAGCGTCTTTTCCAGCAGCTTGCAGGAAGCTTCGGCCGACGGCAGACTGTAGTCGGGCAGATCTTCCAGCCAGCGCACCGGCAGGCCGCCCAGAGCGGGCCCCGTCGGTTCGCCATACGGATAGGGCCAGGGCACTTCGGTCAGGGCCGCCAGCGCGGCCCGGCTGCCGCACAGGTTGGCGCCCGTGGCCTGTGCCACCTCGCCGCGACGGCTCATGACGAAGCAGCGGTAGACCGGCACGCCCAGCTCCGTGGTGATGTCCTGGAACTGGATCTGGATGCCGCGGGCCGCGTAATCGTCCAGCAGGGCCTGCAAACGTTCGTCGCGGCTCTTGAGCACGAAGCAGCCCTCACGGCTGAAGGGCGTGGTGGCCTCGGCGTCACGCTCCACGATCTCCGTGAGCGCCGCCAGCCGGGCTTCGGCCTCGGTATTGCCGGAGGCCAGGCCCGTGGAGCCACCGGCCAGGAACAGGGACTGCTCGTCCAGATTGCAGAACAGAAAGACCGCCTGCGCGGGCACCAGCACGGTCTTGCCCTCAGGATCGCGGGCCTCCAGCCAGTACAGGGGCACATAGTCCTCGAAAGGCGTTTCCAGCGGCAGGGAGGACAGGGGCAGGAAATCCTTGCCCTGGGACCGCAGCTTGGCGCAGGAAGCATGGACCAGCGGCATGGGCCGGCGGCGGTTCGTCACCTCGAAGGTGTGCTCGCCGGTACGGGCCACGCTCACATAGCTGCTGGCCCGTTCCACGATCTCCATGGCGTAGGAGGCCCGGGCCGCAGCCAGGGAAAGACCGCGCCCGTAGGCCGTGGCCTCGCCGCGCAGGCTGTGACGCATACGGCCGCAATCCACGGCCAGATCCACCTTCCAGGAGCGCAGCAGCGCGATGGGAGACAGCGAAGCCTGATGACGCATCTCCTGCCCGGCCAGAACGTCGTTCTCCAGCAAAGCATTGACGGCCTGCTCGTAGGTCTCCTGTGCCGGACGGCGCTCAAGGCGCGGCAGGTCTTCCGCCTGCATGCGGGCGTGTTCCCGCTCCAGCATCCCGGCCCGGGCCCGCAGGCCTTCGCGGCAGACCTCCAGCTCTTCTTCACTGTAGGGCAGTTCCAGCTCCAGTTCTTCCCAGTGCGGCAGCATGTGGTGCCGGGCGATGTTGTCGGCAAAATGGGCGCTCCAGGCCTGCATGAGGCCAAAGTCCTTCCGGCTGGCAGCGCGCAGATAGATCAGGGAGGAGGACAGCGTCAGCCGCTGCAGGGCATCTTCGGGGAAGCCATCGCAGCAATGGGCCAGCTCGGGCACCAGCAGCGAGCACTCCAGCAGCAGGCCGGCAAGCCCCATGCGCCGGAAACTGTCCGTCTCGCGGTCGTACAGTTCATCGGCCAGATTTTTGATCTCCTCCGGCGAACGGCGGCTCAGCTGGCGCAGGCAATGCTGGCGCAAAAAATCATCGAAGGGCGTGGCCTCCAGACGGGCCAGCGCCTGGGGCAGGGTCAGGGATGCGGGCGGCTGGCAGGAAAAATAGCCGGTCGTGGCCTGGGTCGTCTCGTGGGTATAGGCATAGGCGATGCCTTCGGGGATCACGGGCATGGCGTGGAAAACCTCATGGCAAAAAGATGGCGACAACATCCCGGGGCGTGCGGCCCAACGCCGGAGGCGCGACCGGCCCGTCATCCGCCGCCAAGGCGGGATGGGGGATGCCGATACGGCCCTGCAGGAAGGCAGGGGCACGGACACAACGGCAGGAGACAGAGGCGGCAAGACCGTGAAGCGACGGA contains these protein-coding regions:
- a CDS encoding branched-chain amino acid ABC transporter permease, translating into MTLDMFLQHCFNALTLGSLYALIAIGYTMVYGILRLINFAHGDILMVGAYFVFFGTFAYGWPWGVAAIIAILGASVLGVVVERVAYRPLRDAPRISALISAIAVSFFIESLAVVVFTGQPRPVLQPDWLLSVWQFGDVRILKLTAFVPVMTIVLVALLLYIVHHTKPGLAMRAISKDIETTRLLGVRVDNIIAFTFFIGSALAAASGIMWALRYPQVHPYMGIMPGLKAFIAAVFGGIGSIPGAVIGGVALGFVEIMTVAFMPELSGFRDAFAFILLVLVLVFKPTGLLGERMEEKI
- a CDS encoding ABC transporter substrate-binding protein encodes the protein MKLGKFVGLALMALTLGLAGQSLAAESIKIGVYLPLTGQNAFGGQLELEGVQLALKDMPEVLGRPIELVVVDNKSDKVEAANAVKRLVERDKVVALIGTYGSSLAMAGAEVAEKAKVPGVGTSCTSPLVTQGKKYYFRACFIDPYQGAAAATYAYENLGLRKAAVLMDMTNDYAVGLSSFFTRSFKKLGGEVVANLKYSSGDQDFTAQLTDLIAKKPEIVFMPAYFAEGAIIMKQARELGATFRLMGADAMDNPDTVKLAGKAAEGFLHTTFPYDAKMPNMSAEAKKFTEAWNKAYPEKETNVNGALGYNCLFLIVDAIKRANSAEPAAITKALAATKNLVTPLGTLTINASHDAEMPVGIIEYKDGKRVYLTEVTPK
- the dsdC gene encoding DNA-binding transcriptional regulator DsdC → MTLPDSKNRQRSRSIARVLNDDASLINIKTFAIAARYMSFKAAARHLGLTSGAVSHRIARLEKELGFPLFNRLTRAVSLTPEGERLRDVYLNAFQKIYEEITQLLQDDFSSLTIYAAPSLALAWLIPQLSDFQQRYPSMQLHVRTGNAPIDFHGDSTVDVALYYAESHVSGLTSRKFMDEATLPVCSPEYAQKHDLIGHPENLPACTLLHDSAAWHYAATTAEWQEWADRNHVDISNCLNFVTFDHTYGASVAASHGLGVALGRCSLIAPLLAEQKLVTPFPDLPPTTAFRSYYAAWPRHTNPSPKLQGFLDWLEEKGQQSNAALARLMHA
- a CDS encoding YcaO-like family protein; the protein is MPVIPEGIAYAYTHETTQATTGYFSCQPPASLTLPQALARLEATPFDDFLRQHCLRQLSRRSPEEIKNLADELYDRETDSFRRMGLAGLLLECSLLVPELAHCCDGFPEDALQRLTLSSSLIYLRAASRKDFGLMQAWSAHFADNIARHHMLPHWEELELELPYSEEELEVCREGLRARAGMLEREHARMQAEDLPRLERRPAQETYEQAVNALLENDVLAGQEMRHQASLSPIALLRSWKVDLAVDCGRMRHSLRGEATAYGRGLSLAAARASYAMEIVERASSYVSVARTGEHTFEVTNRRRPMPLVHASCAKLRSQGKDFLPLSSLPLETPFEDYVPLYWLEARDPEGKTVLVPAQAVFLFCNLDEQSLFLAGGSTGLASGNTEAEARLAALTEIVERDAEATTPFSREGCFVLKSRDERLQALLDDYAARGIQIQFQDITTELGVPVYRCFVMSRRGEVAQATGANLCGSRAALAALTEVPWPYPYGEPTGPALGGLPVRWLEDLPDYSLPSAEASCKLLEKTLCAQGRTPLYVDISRKDLDMPVVRALVPGLELTADFDRFSRPSLRLLARYTARWQK